A single genomic interval of Chitinophaga sp. 180180018-3 harbors:
- a CDS encoding alpha-2-macroglobulin family protein encodes MRRLFLLLLSCYCMLANAQTPLSESTTGSVLSYIYRLTDKEALEIYQRAIRQEPWGNEKYLHTLAGTYPRRASFPEGMAPGNYVVVYAQYDNLEYSFHPVQNVQLKMLNNNYDLALLVHEKDGTPITNAEVKAGKRNVHWDPNTHSYRLPRFRGNGIITVTSKGIMNIFSTEPPRFTSMSWWKRFLNKFKRKRQYREIPDYYRNTPSEAEHKGFMVFSKPKYKPNDTVSLKAFIYDKKNHPVNTPLLLRLISYNEDIDTILTTIAPYRPGGYEYRFVPGAGLNMKLDKDYQVTLETPDSKRFTSDNNDTDLSDREYLAQRKVFIRGTFTYEEYELKSIHFSARINHKSHTRGTPLALYLKATDENDLPIMDGRVSVNVTTGNVSRYHQSKVFIPEKLWEYNTTLDPVGETKVTIPDSIFPAASMHYHINATFLNSNNESQSESLSQFYDYNTDEIRFEKQTDSVAIRYLRSDSTISMPATLYLLNSGTDTVTTATIYLPAIVPLHPFASTYLVKANNLTNTWTPGNQQGVLQCNAAHTKDSIFMQVVNPSGIWFWYSIFAGNKLLEQGYSNKLSQAKAAITSGFYAISIQYIYNDKLVNEHFMVPYADKQLKVSINNPVAVFPGQTSRIGITVTDAENRPVEDADVTAWAITGKFPDYTLPAPPYLSSKHRVRKDYGVHLLNMKSPHASTVTMTWERWKNEMHLDSITYYQFVHAGNLYYSSAPAPDSITQISPFVTKDGTLQCISLLKIDEQPVYFDGTDLRKAYSFAVKPGKHRLELRMANQKIIVDNVFAANGMKTWISIPADKILPGIRTEKMPEKLTAAEINYWSQYMMLFIVNNDNGHTYISQGENVYWFNTSNYFDNLAYRSLAGPLRNMEATYTSLNNFSQHFTPEPHYTFTIGPGLVKEKEVNEIPGLMRKLVKNWMPGRIYDQLISAKNIDSSWRNYEDLLQINDHRYSDAAKDRDAYKPRLIIEPDTLASLLPVRQLFLYRYNDPGFVSIYPGATSTLYGLSPGYYRLLVLLQQKKYYVADSLQVTAGGATFYRLHANRVYNNDTIALSLHKAITDQLYQRERPMPSQFSNEFTIPFNNRYLDKSTLTRRIQGVVSSATGPIAGAVVVLNGTSLRVVTDAKGAFSLQVTESGSIRVSFVGYQTQVLALGSDDNFNIRLLPASSQLSDVVVTGYSTVMRRELTAAVGEKFTRAGLSGRAAGVVVRGVNSETTPPLLIIDGIPQTGNLNDLDPSLIASINILKTEAATALYGSRAYGGAIIVTRKKNTANTGEATPGEAYSLRTNFRDDAFWLPRLRTNENGEVSFDVTFPDDITNWKMHTIAATGQAQTGNASVQIRSYKPLSASLSLPQFAVAGDSLNVIGKVLNYGKDSVSIHRSFYQGTRLINERTVGVRNAHIDTFPVTIPSTDSAVFKYTIAGNDQYSDGESRAIPVFPQGVKETSGFFTALHGDTSFTLPAGKDTLHLFACTGMLPVLLEEAAWLQRYEYQCNEQMASKLIGLLLEKQARKYLGQPFSSSKTISVLIHRLQQNRSSDGGWGWWNKSNPVYWITYHVTQALLMAEKEGLTTVPDKQTLINYYVFQLNSASHKDKLSILETLQLLDARLNYASWLDTLHIPSGDDYNTYRLLLLKQRVGINVSTAALLTQQHTTAMGNPYWGKDSYDLFNNSVQLTLMAYRILRAKGGHDELLRRIRSWFMENRRSGNWRNTYESASILATILPDVLQTSEQQPPVLNINGQRINTFPYSASLPAGRPLQLSKQGGAGIYFTTWQQHWNPAPEKASHQFSVSSRFLQDNNEVSHLSAGKPVTLEIKAEVAASAEYVMIEVPIPAGCSYHNKEQGWASGEVHREHFRNKVSIFCGYLSKGIHTFSVQLMPRYTGYYHLNPAKAEMMYFPVFYGRTGIKNISITK; translated from the coding sequence TTGAGAAGATTATTCTTACTGCTGCTGAGCTGCTATTGTATGTTAGCCAATGCCCAGACGCCTCTTTCCGAAAGTACAACGGGCAGTGTCCTGAGTTATATTTACCGACTAACTGATAAGGAAGCGCTGGAAATATATCAACGCGCCATCCGGCAGGAACCATGGGGCAATGAAAAATATCTTCATACCCTCGCTGGTACTTACCCCCGTCGCGCCTCTTTCCCCGAAGGCATGGCACCCGGCAATTACGTGGTGGTGTATGCTCAATACGATAACCTCGAATACAGCTTTCATCCAGTGCAGAATGTGCAGCTGAAAATGCTGAACAACAATTATGATCTGGCATTGCTTGTTCATGAAAAAGATGGTACTCCTATTACCAACGCAGAAGTGAAGGCTGGTAAACGCAATGTGCACTGGGATCCCAATACCCACAGCTACCGGCTGCCACGCTTCCGGGGTAACGGTATTATCACGGTTACTTCAAAGGGCATCATGAATATTTTCAGCACTGAACCACCGCGATTTACCAGCATGTCCTGGTGGAAACGTTTTTTGAATAAATTTAAACGCAAACGTCAATACCGCGAAATACCCGACTACTACCGAAACACACCGTCGGAAGCTGAACATAAGGGCTTTATGGTTTTTAGCAAACCTAAATACAAGCCAAACGATACTGTTAGCCTGAAAGCCTTTATCTATGATAAAAAGAATCATCCCGTTAATACCCCGTTACTGCTTCGCCTCATTTCTTACAATGAAGATATAGACACCATCTTAACAACAATTGCTCCCTACCGGCCAGGTGGCTATGAATACCGGTTTGTACCAGGAGCAGGACTAAACATGAAACTGGACAAGGATTACCAGGTAACCCTGGAAACTCCTGACAGCAAACGCTTCACTTCTGACAACAATGATACGGATCTGTCGGACCGGGAATACCTTGCACAGCGCAAGGTATTCATAAGAGGGACTTTTACGTATGAAGAATATGAACTAAAATCCATTCACTTCTCCGCCCGTATCAATCATAAATCCCATACACGCGGTACCCCTCTTGCCCTCTACCTGAAAGCAACCGATGAAAACGATCTGCCAATCATGGATGGACGTGTATCCGTCAACGTTACCACAGGTAATGTCAGCCGTTATCATCAGTCAAAAGTGTTTATCCCCGAGAAACTATGGGAATACAATACTACGCTGGATCCGGTCGGAGAAACCAAAGTAACGATACCGGACAGCATTTTCCCCGCAGCTTCCATGCACTATCATATTAACGCCACCTTCCTGAACAGTAACAATGAAAGCCAATCGGAATCATTGAGCCAGTTCTATGATTATAATACGGATGAAATTCGTTTCGAAAAACAGACAGATAGTGTTGCCATCCGGTATCTGCGCTCCGATAGTACTATCAGCATGCCCGCAACACTTTACCTGCTGAATTCAGGCACAGATACCGTTACTACAGCCACCATCTACCTGCCTGCGATCGTACCGCTGCATCCATTTGCAAGCACTTATCTTGTTAAAGCCAATAACCTTACGAATACCTGGACACCGGGAAATCAACAGGGAGTATTACAGTGTAATGCCGCCCATACAAAAGATTCCATATTCATGCAAGTGGTAAATCCATCCGGGATCTGGTTCTGGTACAGCATCTTTGCCGGCAACAAACTGCTGGAACAGGGTTACAGCAATAAGTTATCGCAGGCTAAAGCAGCCATCACCAGCGGATTCTATGCCATCTCCATTCAATACATCTACAACGATAAACTGGTCAACGAGCATTTCATGGTGCCGTATGCTGACAAACAGTTGAAGGTATCCATCAACAATCCTGTTGCCGTATTCCCCGGTCAAACATCCCGTATAGGCATTACCGTAACAGATGCTGAAAACCGGCCCGTGGAAGACGCAGACGTTACTGCCTGGGCCATTACCGGCAAGTTCCCCGACTATACCCTGCCTGCGCCTCCCTACCTTAGTTCAAAGCACCGGGTACGAAAAGATTATGGCGTCCATCTGCTTAATATGAAATCGCCGCATGCTTCCACGGTTACAATGACCTGGGAAAGATGGAAAAATGAAATGCATCTGGACAGTATCACTTATTATCAGTTTGTGCACGCCGGCAACCTGTACTATAGCAGCGCGCCCGCACCGGATAGCATTACACAGATCAGTCCTTTTGTTACTAAAGACGGAACACTGCAATGTATTTCATTACTGAAGATAGATGAGCAGCCCGTTTATTTCGATGGCACCGACCTGAGAAAAGCTTACAGCTTTGCCGTAAAGCCCGGAAAGCATCGCCTGGAGCTTCGTATGGCCAATCAAAAGATCATCGTAGATAATGTTTTTGCTGCTAATGGTATGAAAACATGGATCAGTATACCGGCAGATAAGATCCTGCCTGGTATACGCACAGAAAAAATGCCGGAGAAGCTCACTGCTGCTGAAATAAACTACTGGTCGCAATACATGATGCTGTTTATCGTAAATAACGATAACGGACATACGTATATCAGTCAGGGAGAAAATGTCTATTGGTTCAATACCAGCAATTATTTTGATAATTTGGCGTACCGGTCGCTGGCAGGTCCGTTAAGGAATATGGAGGCAACCTATACTTCACTAAACAACTTTTCCCAGCATTTCACGCCGGAGCCTCATTACACTTTTACAATCGGGCCCGGACTGGTAAAGGAAAAAGAAGTGAATGAAATACCGGGGCTCATGCGGAAGCTGGTCAAAAACTGGATGCCCGGGCGTATTTATGATCAGCTTATCAGTGCGAAAAATATAGACAGCTCCTGGCGTAATTACGAAGATCTGTTGCAAATCAATGACCATCGTTATTCTGATGCAGCAAAAGACCGGGATGCTTACAAGCCCCGCCTCATTATTGAACCAGATACTTTAGCATCACTGTTACCAGTGCGGCAACTATTCCTTTATCGCTACAACGATCCGGGGTTTGTAAGTATTTACCCCGGTGCTACTTCCACACTGTATGGGCTTTCGCCTGGTTATTACCGGCTGCTGGTATTGCTGCAGCAAAAAAAATATTACGTAGCCGACAGCCTTCAAGTGACAGCCGGTGGCGCCACTTTCTATCGCCTTCATGCAAACAGAGTGTATAACAATGATACGATAGCACTATCGCTGCACAAAGCAATAACAGACCAACTATACCAGCGTGAGCGCCCAATGCCCTCTCAATTTTCCAATGAATTCACCATACCATTCAATAACCGGTACCTGGATAAGTCGACCCTCACACGGCGTATACAAGGTGTCGTAAGCAGTGCCACCGGCCCCATTGCCGGTGCAGTTGTGGTGCTCAACGGTACCAGCCTGAGGGTTGTTACTGATGCGAAAGGCGCCTTCAGCTTACAGGTAACAGAATCCGGCAGCATCAGGGTTTCATTTGTCGGATACCAGACACAGGTATTAGCATTGGGATCAGACGATAACTTCAACATCCGGTTGCTGCCCGCATCCAGCCAACTCAGTGATGTAGTGGTAACAGGTTATTCCACTGTGATGAGGAGGGAATTGACTGCCGCCGTTGGCGAGAAATTTACACGTGCGGGGCTTTCAGGAAGAGCGGCCGGAGTAGTCGTGCGAGGCGTTAATAGTGAGACTACCCCTCCCCTTTTAATTATAGATGGTATTCCGCAAACGGGAAATCTCAATGACCTGGATCCATCCCTGATAGCCAGCATCAACATACTAAAAACTGAAGCGGCAACAGCACTCTACGGCTCCCGGGCCTACGGCGGGGCTATTATCGTTACCCGCAAAAAGAATACAGCCAACACCGGAGAAGCAACACCTGGCGAGGCCTATTCCCTGCGTACCAATTTCAGGGATGATGCTTTCTGGCTACCACGGTTACGTACCAACGAAAATGGCGAAGTATCCTTCGATGTTACTTTCCCGGATGATATTACCAACTGGAAAATGCACACGATCGCGGCTACCGGCCAGGCGCAAACCGGCAATGCCTCCGTACAGATCAGGTCATACAAGCCACTCAGCGCCAGCCTCAGTCTGCCTCAGTTTGCGGTGGCCGGCGACAGTCTGAACGTTATAGGAAAAGTGCTGAACTATGGCAAAGACAGTGTATCTATTCATCGCAGCTTTTACCAGGGTACCAGATTGATAAATGAGCGAACAGTGGGCGTCAGGAACGCACATATTGATACTTTCCCTGTCACAATTCCATCAACCGACAGTGCTGTATTTAAATATACCATTGCGGGCAACGACCAATACAGCGACGGTGAATCCCGTGCCATTCCTGTGTTTCCACAGGGAGTAAAAGAAACCAGCGGATTTTTCACTGCGTTACATGGCGATACCAGTTTTACACTTCCTGCCGGTAAAGACACCCTGCATCTTTTTGCATGCACAGGCATGTTGCCGGTTCTGCTGGAGGAAGCAGCCTGGCTACAACGTTACGAGTACCAGTGTAATGAACAGATGGCTTCCAAACTAATCGGATTGCTACTGGAAAAACAAGCCCGGAAATATCTTGGCCAGCCTTTCTCTTCTTCCAAAACAATATCAGTATTGATACACAGGCTTCAGCAAAATAGAAGCAGCGACGGCGGCTGGGGTTGGTGGAATAAAAGCAACCCGGTATACTGGATAACCTATCACGTAACACAGGCATTGCTGATGGCGGAAAAAGAAGGGCTCACCACCGTGCCCGACAAACAGACGCTGATTAATTATTACGTCTTCCAACTTAACAGCGCCTCTCATAAAGACAAACTCAGCATACTGGAAACGCTTCAGCTACTGGATGCCAGATTGAATTATGCTTCCTGGCTGGATACCCTGCACATACCGTCGGGCGACGACTACAACACCTACCGGCTACTATTGCTTAAACAGCGTGTGGGGATCAACGTTAGTACCGCTGCATTACTGACTCAACAGCACACTACCGCGATGGGAAATCCTTACTGGGGTAAGGATAGCTACGATCTGTTCAACAATAGCGTACAGCTCACCCTGATGGCTTATCGCATACTTCGCGCCAAAGGTGGCCACGATGAATTGCTGCGCCGCATCCGCAGCTGGTTCATGGAAAACCGTCGCAGCGGCAACTGGCGCAACACCTACGAGTCGGCCTCGATACTCGCTACCATCCTGCCGGATGTATTGCAGACCAGCGAACAACAGCCACCAGTACTGAACATCAACGGGCAACGGATCAACACCTTCCCGTATTCCGCTTCCCTGCCGGCAGGGCGACCCCTGCAGCTAAGTAAACAGGGTGGCGCAGGTATTTATTTTACTACCTGGCAGCAACACTGGAATCCTGCACCGGAAAAAGCAAGCCATCAGTTCAGCGTCAGCAGCAGATTCCTACAGGATAACAATGAAGTAAGCCATCTCTCCGCAGGTAAACCGGTTACACTGGAAATAAAAGCAGAGGTAGCCGCCAGCGCGGAATATGTTATGATAGAAGTTCCCATACCCGCCGGTTGTTCTTACCACAACAAAGAGCAGGGCTGGGCTTCCGGCGAAGTACACCGGGAACATTTCAGAAATAAAGTCAGCATTTTCTGCGGCTATCTCAGCAAGGGTATTCATACTTTTTCGGTTCAACTGATGCCTCGCTACACCGGCTATTATCATCTGAATCCTGCCAAAGCAGAAATGATGTATTTCCCGGTATTCTATGGACGAACAGGCATCAAAAACATCTCCATCACCAAATAA